The following nucleotide sequence is from Verrucomicrobiota bacterium.
CCTTCAGCGTGGGCGCAGCGATCTACGTGAATCAGATTGCGACACGGAGGGAGCAGAACCTTATCAAACCCTACATCGAGTTCATTGAAGCGCTTCCCTCGGTAGTCCTTGGATTCTTCGGGATCGTAGTTTTTGGAGAGGTCCTGCAGAACCTGTTGGGCCTGGAGCAACGACTCAATGCGTTCGTCGCGGGAGTTCTTCTCGCCTTAATGGCAGTGCCAACGATTTTCACTTTGACAGAAGACGCGATCAATAACGTTCCCCGCGCCTTTAAAGAAGCGTCCTTTGCGATGGGTGCGACTTCGATGCAGACTACGCTCAGGGTTATTGTTCCGACTGCCCTTTCTGGCATCATCTCAGCGTGTCTTCTCGGATTTGGCCGCGTGATTGGAGAGACCATGGTCGTGCTCCTGGTCGCGGGAAATCGGATCAAGATTCCCGATCTTGGCTTAGGGCCAGCGATTATCTTTGAACCGGTCCATACGATGACGGGGATCATTGCTCAGGAACTTCCGGAGGTGGTTAACGGCAGTCTACACTATCGAGCGTTGTTTATGGTCGGTATTGTTCTCTTCTTCGTTGCACTAGTCATCAACTTTTTGGCGCAGAAAATCGTGAAACGCTTCAAGCTTTCAGCTGATTGAGGATATCCAATGGAAGATTCAATGACAGAAAAAGAAAAGGTCGAGAAGTCTCCCTTTGGTCGCAGGCCTACCCGGGCAAAGAGAGTTCAGGCGGTGTCCTTTTGGTTCTTTCGGGCGATTACCTACGGGATCATTCTTTTCGCAACTTATATTTTTGCCGATATCGCTTGGAACGGTTCAAAAACGATCTTCCGGGCTTCCTTCCCTTTCATAAATACTCAGTTCTTCACTGGCTTCCCGGAGACCCTTTACGTCTTTGATTGGTATACGGTAGAGGATGCAGAAGGAACCCAGGAGGTTTCCGGTGAGCAACTCAACCAGATGGTTCGCGCAGAGAATCGTGCCATTTCGCAGATCGACTATCATGACGGAAAGTTCACCTTCCTTTTCAACTTCGTTGAGCAACCTCCTTTGGATCCGGACGGGTTTTTCAAGTTTCTCAGCGACGAAGGAGTCAACTTAAAGATTACCTCCTACCAGGAGTATGAAAAGTCTTCGACCGTCTTTGATCAATGGAGAAGAGATAAGGGAATTCCTTTGACCGAGAGCTTGGGTTCGAAGGTGTTTGCCTACTCGGGAGGGGGAATTCTCCCGAATATCGTCGGAACCTTCTTGCTGACAATTGGTGCCGTCATCATCGCATTGATTCTCGGAACTCTGGCAGCAGTCTTCTTGAGCGAATATTCGAAGCCCGGCCGGACTCTCAGCACGATTCGGCTTTCGATTCTGAATCTTGCGGGTGTTCCCTCGATTGTCTTCGGGATCTTTGGTTTTGGTGCTTTCGTTCTTACGGCTCCGGTTTTCACAGATGATCCTCAGGAAGCTACGCTTTTCTCATTCAAGACTCCGATCAAGAACGTTCAGACGGTAGAAGTGGTTTCGATGGCAGAAGCGGAGGATCTCACGTCTGAGGCAGAGGTTTCCAGCTTCCCGGATGCAAAAGACTTTCAGGTCATCGTCGAACGGTGGAAACTCTTCGGGATTCCCTTGCCAGGAAAGGAAGTCGTTTCTTTGCGACCGTTTGGAGAGGGCACGCCCATTCCGAAGCCAGTTACGACAGCTTTAGGGTCAGTATCATTCAGTTTTGAAGGATGGAACGTCTCGCTTCTTGCGGGAGCCTTCACCCTCGCATTCATGGTACTACCGGTGATCATCGCGGCGAGTGAAGAATCGCTTCGAGCGATCCCGAAAGGCTTTCGAGAGGGTTCCTTGGCCTTGGGTGCCACGAAATGGACGTCGATCCGAACCAACGTCATTCCCTACGCCATGCCGGGGATTCTGACGTCATCGATCCTCGGTATCACGCGGGTAGCAGGTGAAACGGCGCCAATCATGTTTACGGCCGCGTTTGCCTCGGCTCCCGGAATGCCTTGGGACAAAGGGTTTTGGAATATGTTTATGGAGCCAGTCATGGCTCTTCCTTACCACATCTACGTAGTAAGCCTGAAAATACCCCAGAATGAATACACGGAAAAGATGCAGTACGGCACTGCATTCATCTTTATGATTATTGTCGGCCTGATCGCATTCGCGTCCATTGTTCTTCGGGTGAGAGCCCGTAAGAAGTATCAGTGGTAGGCCCCTAGATTTTCCATCGACGAATATAATGAGCGAGAACGACACCAATATTTCGACCGAAGCACCGACCATCATTGAGGTTGAAGACTTTAGTTTTGCCTATGGAGAGAAACAGGCTCTCTTCAACATCGACCTTGATATGAAGGAGCGTGAAGTGACCGCCTTCATCGGGCCGTCGGGTTGCGGGAAGAGCACACTTCTCCGCTGTATCAACCGGATGAACGATCTCGTCGCAGTTGCGCGAATCACGTCCGGTAAAATCAAGATTCGGGAGGTGAACATCAACCATGACGATATTGATGTGATTGAACTCCGAAAACGAGTGGGGATGGTGTTTCAAAAGTCCAATCCTTTCCCGAAGTCCATTTACGAGAATATTGCCTATGGACTTCGTATTCAGGGGATCAACAAGAGGTCCACCCTGGATGAAGTCGTGGAAAAGTGTCTGCGAGGAGCCGCTCTTTGGGATGAGGTGAAAGATCGGTTAAATGACAGTGCCTTGGGAATGTCCGGTGGCCAGCAGCAACGTCTTTGCATTGCCCGATCCCTCGCGGTTGAACCCGATATTCTCCTGATGGATGAACCCTGCTCCGCACTCGACCCGATCGCCACTGCGAAAGTGGAGGAACTGATCAGTGAGCTGAAAAAGGAATATACGATCGTTATCGTTACTCACAACATGCAACAGGCGACCCGGGTTTCGGACCGGACCGCTTTCTTTTACCTCGGGAAGCTGGTAGAGTATGATTCCACTGAGAAAATATTTATGAACCCCACTGAAGAACAGACGGAGGCTTACGTTTCCGGGCGCTTTGGGTAAGGAAGGACCGACCGGACACTTTAACAACTAATCTGATATGGAACGCAATTTTCACACCGAACTGGAAACCATTCGCCAAGATCTCGTTTTTATGGCCGAAAAGGCGATGCACAGCACCCGTAGAGCGATGGAAGCACTGGAACGCAAAGATGCCTCTATTGCCAGTGAGGTCATCGACCTTGATGGAGAGATTGACGAGCTCGAGCTGAAAATCGACCAAGAAGCCGTTCGTTACATGACTCTTTTTCAACCGGTCTCAGCCGATGTCCGCTTGATCGCGGTCGCGATCAAATGTTCACACGATCTCGAGCGGATAGGGGACGAAGCTTCCAGTATGGCAAAACGGATCGGCCGGATTTTGAATTCCGCTGCAAATGGTAATTCAGTACCGGATAACCTTGTCGCAGTTCCGCAGGCGGCATCCCTAGCTGTAGAGATGCTAAGGGAGTCGATTGAAGCTTTCATCGATGAAGATATTGAAAAGTGCGTTTCGATCATTCGGCGTGACAAGCAGGTGGATTCGATGAACCGAAGCAACTTTCAAGCGTTCACGGATATGCTTTCAGAAGGTAACCACAAGACTGAGACCCTTCTCGAGTTGGTCTTTATCTCAAAGTCTCTCGAGAGAATTGCAGATCATGCAACCAACATCGCTGAGGAAGTGATCTATCTCCACAGTGGTAGAGAGGTTCGGCATGCTGGTATCAAAAAGGGCAACATACCACCTGAACTCACCTCATAACTCACGTGTTATACCGTGGAATTGGCGGCAGGTTCGCCAACCTTTTGTAGTTTGTAGAGACGACCGTTCTGTCCCACTCTGGCGGCATGGTAGCGGTCTTTTCTCCGGCAAAAATCAATCTCTTTCTCGCGGTAACCGGAAAGCGGGACGATGGATTTCATGACCTGGTTTCGCTCGCCGCCCCTTTGGCCCATGGGGATGACCTCTCTGTTGAGATCATCTCTTCCGAATCAGACGAGCTTCAATGCTCGGACCCCAACACCCCTTTGGATGAATCGAATCTCGTTCTGCAAGCGGCACGGGAATTCAGGGTAGAGACTGGGATTTCGGCCCACTTTCGTTTTCGCCTTGAAAAGAGGATTCCCTTGGGTGGTGGATTTGGAGGAGGCAGTAGTAATGCGGTCGCTGCGATAAAGGCGATGAACCAGCTAGTGGATAGACCGCTGGACAAAGGCCGGATGCACCTGCTGGCCTCTGGGATTGGCTCTGACTGTCCGCTGTTTCTTTCTGGAGATCCAGTGATTATGCGGGGAAGGGGAGAACGGATAGAAGAACGCTCTGACTTACGGCCCCTCCTAGCCGACTGGAAAATCGCATTATTTGACCCGGGATTTCATGCCTCGACGGCTTTGCTTTTTCAGTCCTTGGCGAATGAGGCAGAATATGTTCCCGCAGAAAGGGCCGAAAGTGATCTTTCCTCATTGATCAAGAATCTCGAGGAAGGTAGTCTTGCGGGTCCCCTCACTAATAGTTTTTCTCGGCCGCTTCGAGCAAAGTACTTTTTCTACAATACTCTTTTCGATGAGTTCGAAGAATTGGGAATTTCTTCCTACGGGATTACTGGAAGCGGGAGCGGTTGCTTTGCTCTCTATCGCGAGAAAAGGGAGTTTGATGCTCTTTCTGGCCTTGAGAAGCGGTTGTTTGGAAGAAAAGGATTTATGATTGAAACCGAATTTCTCACTTCCGAAGATAGCCAGCGATAAGAAGGGGCCTCACTTCAATTCCTGTGTCCGACGAAACCAAAGAAATCGTAATGAACGGTATTCCGGCCGCGCCCGGAGTAGTGGTTGGCCCAGCTTTTGTTTACCGGCACCAGGAAGTGGATGTCCCGGTCTATCAGGTTCCCGAGTCGAGGAGGGAGCGGGAACAAGAACGTTTTGAAGAGGCTTTGCTGGCAACCCGATCCCAGATCCTTCGGGTGCGTCATGAGATTCAGGAAAAGATCGGGGAGTCCGAAGCGCAGATATTCGACGCTCACCTTTTAGTTTTGGAGGACAAGGCTCTCATTGATGAGACTATCACAGCGTTTGAAGAGACCGGAAACAATATCGAGCATTGTTTCGCATTGGTGGCGGATCGCTACATCGAATTTTTCGATTCGATGGAAGATGAGTATCTGAGGGAGAGAGTTGCGGATATTCGTGATGTCTCCAAGCGGGTATTGTCGAATCTTCTCGGGGAGACGAGCCTCGGTTCGATGGGGGCTGATGCTCTTTCTGAACCTCACGTTTTGATCTCGAACTCGATCAACGTTACCGATGTGGCTCAAGTAAGTCGGGAAAAGATCCTTGGGTTCGTTTCGGAGAGCGGAGGAAGAACGAGTCATGCGGTGATCATGGCCCGCTCGATGAAAGTGCCAGCGGTGGTCGGAGTCGAAGACGCCAGCGAGGTGATTGAGATTTCCGATACGGTCATCATAGATGGTTATGAAGGAATTCTTATTCTTAACCCTTCGGAGGAGACCCTTTATCGGTACGGACAGATTTCGAAGAAAAGGGATTCGATTCGGAAGATGTACGAGTCGAAGGTCGCCTTGCCCTCCGAGACGGTTGACGGTAGTAAGGTAAGAATATTTGCCAACATCGAAGAGGCAGGAGAGGTTTCCGCCGTCGTCGATAGTCGGGCCGAAGGTGTCGGTCTTTTCCGCACGGAAGGGATCGTTCTTCGGGAAAGACAGGCGCTTGCCTCTGAGGATCTCCAATTTGACCAATACCGGAGGGTGGTGGAGCAACTCGCTCCATTGCCGGTTGTGATTCGAAGCCTCGATTTGGGAGGGGATAAGGCGCTACCGGGCAACTTGTTTGGAAAGGAGGAGAATCCTTTCATGGGGTTCCGCGCAATCCGCTACTGTTTGAAAAACCCGGAGGTCTTCAAAGAGCAACTGAAAGCAGTTCTGCGGGCAGCCACTTACGGTAAGGCGAGGCTGATGTATCCAATGATTAGCGGAGTCCGAGAATTATTGGAGGCAAATCAGATTCTCGAAGAGGCCAAGGAAGAGTTGCGGGACAAAGGGATCAATTACCTAAAGGACATAGAGGTCGGTAGCATGATTGAGATTCCAAGTGCCGCTTATACGGCTGACGTGATCGCGGAGCACTGTTCTTTCCTCAGTATTGGGACCAACGATCTGATCCAGTATCTCTTGGCGGTTGATCGGGGAAATGACAGCATTGCTCATCTCTATGACCCGAGTCATCCGGCGGTGTTGCGCACGATCCAGACTATAATCCAACTAGCCCATGAGCAAGATACGCCTGTTGCCGTTTGTGGAGAGATGGCGAGTGATCCCTTGTATGTTCCGTTGCTTGTAGGAATGGGGGCAGACGAGCTGAGTATGTCTCCCAGTCTAATTCCGGAGGTGAAGTTTATGATTCGCCATATTTCGATCAACGATGCCCGCGATTTGGCGTCCGAAGTCTTGGAACTACGACGTCCCAGACAGATCTTCCGCAGACTTCGCGAATTCTACAAAGGAGTGGTTAGGGACACTGTGGGAGACGATATTTTCGGGTCAGCATAACTCGGGGCAGATTATTTGTAAATAATTTGTAAATAAAAGGGATTCGGGAATGTTTCGGATCTGAATGGCTCTTTTTCCTCGATAAATTGAACAATACGCGGGCAGAGGGGTCTCACTCTTTGAAACCGACTTTATCCGAGTTTTTCATGGTTTCAGTTTAGTTTGTTTTGTGCACTCGCACCCCTTCCGAAATGGAAGGGGTGCTTTTTTTTGGGACCAGGGAAAAATCACTTCCCTTCAAGGGCTTGTTCCACTCGGTCGGGGTCCAACTCCTTTTTGGTCTTCAGGCCCAAATCCTTCATCCTCTCTATCGTGCGTACGGCATTACCTCGGCCCGTGCTTAACTTCGCACTGGCGCTTTCATGTGCATCACTGGCTTGGCGAAGGCGTTTTCCGACCTCGTCGAGATCTGTCGTAAAACCTACAAATTTATCGTAGAGTTCACCGCCAAGCCGGGCAATTTCCAGAGCATTTCGGTTTTGTTTTTCCTGCCGCCACAGCGAAGCGACCGTTTTGAGAGTGGCGAGTAGAGTCGTCGGCGTTACCAACACGATCTTTTTGTTGAAGGCGTAGTCGAAGAGAGCAGCGTCGTTGCGGAGAGCTTCGACAAAGGCGGGTTCAATCGGAACGAAAAGGAGGACGATTTCGGGGGAGCTTAGACCTTCAATAGAGTCGTATTCTTTGCCAGCAAGGTTATCGATGTGTGAGCGGATGGACAATAGATGTTCCTTCAGGGCAGCCTTTCGTTCCTCGGCTCTTTGGCTCTCCGTCAGCCGAAGATAGGCCGTAAGCGAGACCTTGGCATCGATAATTAGGTGTTTGTCTTCAGGTAGGTAGACAATCACGTCTGGTTGCTTGCGGGTAGAATCGTCTCCAGTGTGGCTTTCCTGAACCCGGTATTCCTCTCCCTTTTGCAACCCAGAGCTTTCGAGAACCTTTTCCAGAATAAATTCACCCCACATCCCCTGCGACTTTTGTCCTTCGAGTGCACGGGTGAGATTGCGCGCCTCCTCGTTCATACTGGAGCTCGTCTCCTTCAGGTTCTTAAGCTGTTCGCGAAACTCTGTTTGATGAGTGATCCCTTGCTCCTTCAGGGAGATCACCGATTTGTGAAAGTCTTCGAGCTTCTGTCCGACCGGTTTCAGAATGCTTCCGAGTTTCTCTTCCTGAATCGCCGTCACCTTCTTTGAACTCTCGTGGAGTACTCGGTTTGCCAGGTTTTCGAATTCCTTCGTAAGGCGCTCGACTTCTTTATCCCGTTGAGCGGTCATTTGCTCGATTTTTTGCCGTTCGTTTTCTAGATCGGCAGTCAGCGAGGAGTTTTGCTTACTGAGCTCAACGGTGCGGCTGCGCTCGTTTTCGAGATCGGAGGCCAGCTGATCGGTCCGCTTCTGACACTCTTCCAGTTGAACCTGAATGCGGACCGCC
It contains:
- a CDS encoding ABC transporter permease subunit, encoding MAEAEDLTSEAEVSSFPDAKDFQVIVERWKLFGIPLPGKEVVSLRPFGEGTPIPKPVTTALGSVSFSFEGWNVSLLAGAFTLAFMVLPVIIAASEESLRAIPKGFREGSLALGATKWTSIRTNVIPYAMPGILTSSILGITRVAGETAPIMFTAAFASAPGMPWDKGFWNMFMEPVMALPYHIYVVSLKIPQNEYTEKMQYGTAFIFMIIVGLIAFASIVLRVRARKKYQW
- the pstB gene encoding phosphate ABC transporter ATP-binding protein PstB, coding for MSENDTNISTEAPTIIEVEDFSFAYGEKQALFNIDLDMKEREVTAFIGPSGCGKSTLLRCINRMNDLVAVARITSGKIKIREVNINHDDIDVIELRKRVGMVFQKSNPFPKSIYENIAYGLRIQGINKRSTLDEVVEKCLRGAALWDEVKDRLNDSALGMSGGQQQRLCIARSLAVEPDILLMDEPCSALDPIATAKVEELISELKKEYTIVIVTHNMQQATRVSDRTAFFYLGKLVEYDSTEKIFMNPTEEQTEAYVSGRFG
- the phoU gene encoding phosphate signaling complex protein PhoU, giving the protein MERNFHTELETIRQDLVFMAEKAMHSTRRAMEALERKDASIASEVIDLDGEIDELELKIDQEAVRYMTLFQPVSADVRLIAVAIKCSHDLERIGDEASSMAKRIGRILNSAANGNSVPDNLVAVPQAASLAVEMLRESIEAFIDEDIEKCVSIIRRDKQVDSMNRSNFQAFTDMLSEGNHKTETLLELVFISKSLERIADHATNIAEEVIYLHSGREVRHAGIKKGNIPPELTS
- a CDS encoding 4-(cytidine 5'-diphospho)-2-C-methyl-D-erythritol kinase, whose product is MVAVFSPAKINLFLAVTGKRDDGFHDLVSLAAPLAHGDDLSVEIISSESDELQCSDPNTPLDESNLVLQAAREFRVETGISAHFRFRLEKRIPLGGGFGGGSSNAVAAIKAMNQLVDRPLDKGRMHLLASGIGSDCPLFLSGDPVIMRGRGERIEERSDLRPLLADWKIALFDPGFHASTALLFQSLANEAEYVPAERAESDLSSLIKNLEEGSLAGPLTNSFSRPLRAKYFFYNTLFDEFEELGISSYGITGSGSGCFALYREKREFDALSGLEKRLFGRKGFMIETEFLTSEDSQR
- the ptsP gene encoding phosphoenolpyruvate--protein phosphotransferase, with product MNGIPAAPGVVVGPAFVYRHQEVDVPVYQVPESRREREQERFEEALLATRSQILRVRHEIQEKIGESEAQIFDAHLLVLEDKALIDETITAFEETGNNIEHCFALVADRYIEFFDSMEDEYLRERVADIRDVSKRVLSNLLGETSLGSMGADALSEPHVLISNSINVTDVAQVSREKILGFVSESGGRTSHAVIMARSMKVPAVVGVEDASEVIEISDTVIIDGYEGILILNPSEETLYRYGQISKKRDSIRKMYESKVALPSETVDGSKVRIFANIEEAGEVSAVVDSRAEGVGLFRTEGIVLRERQALASEDLQFDQYRRVVEQLAPLPVVIRSLDLGGDKALPGNLFGKEENPFMGFRAIRYCLKNPEVFKEQLKAVLRAATYGKARLMYPMISGVRELLEANQILEEAKEELRDKGINYLKDIEVGSMIEIPSAAYTADVIAEHCSFLSIGTNDLIQYLLAVDRGNDSIAHLYDPSHPAVLRTIQTIIQLAHEQDTPVAVCGEMASDPLYVPLLVGMGADELSMSPSLIPEVKFMIRHISINDARDLASEVLELRRPRQIFRRLREFYKGVVRDTVGDDIFGSA
- a CDS encoding DNA recombination protein RmuC, with the translated sequence MESVAIAFTVIALAALAIALFFIGRKVGRESSSLSDEQQQSLDSAVRIQVQLEECQKRTDQLASDLENERSRTVELSKQNSSLTADLENERQKIEQMTAQRDKEVERLTKEFENLANRVLHESSKKVTAIQEEKLGSILKPVGQKLEDFHKSVISLKEQGITHQTEFREQLKNLKETSSSMNEEARNLTRALEGQKSQGMWGEFILEKVLESSGLQKGEEYRVQESHTGDDSTRKQPDVIVYLPEDKHLIIDAKVSLTAYLRLTESQRAEERKAALKEHLLSIRSHIDNLAGKEYDSIEGLSSPEIVLLFVPIEPAFVEALRNDAALFDYAFNKKIVLVTPTTLLATLKTVASLWRQEKQNRNALEIARLGGELYDKFVGFTTDLDEVGKRLRQASDAHESASAKLSTGRGNAVRTIERMKDLGLKTKKELDPDRVEQALEGK